TGCCGTCCATCTGGCGGCTGCCGGTGAAGGCTTCCAGCGCTTCTGGCCAGGGCTTCGAGGCGCCCATTTCCAGCATGGCGTTGAAGCGCTCGCCGACTTCCTTCGAGCCGTAGACCGAGCACCGGTGCAGCGGGCCTTCCCAGCCTGCGGCCTCGCAGGCGGCCTGGTGGAACTGGAATTGCAGAACGTGAGCGATGAAGTAGCGCGTGTACGACACGTTGCCCGGGATGTGGTACTTCGAGCCCGGGTCAAAATCGCTGTCATTGCGCTCCACCGGCGGACGAATGCCCTGGTACTGGGTGCGCAGCGCCCACCAGCCGTCGTTGTACTCTTCCGGCGACAGTTCGCCGGAGAACACCTGCCAGCGCCACTTGTCCATCAGCAGGCCGAAGGGCTGGAACGCCACCTTGTCGAGCGCGCGGTCCATCAGCAGGCCCAGGTCGGAAGAGGCATCCGGCACCTCGTCCAGCAGGCCAATGGTCTGCAGGTACTCGGGGGTGATGGACAGTGCCACCATGTCGCCGATGGCCTCGTGGAAGCCGCCGTTGGCGCCGCCCTGGAAAATCGGCGACTGGTCCTGGTAGGCGCGCTGGTAGTAGTTGTGACCCAGCTCGTGGTGGACGGTGTTGAAGTCGTCCGCATTCACCTTGGTGCACATCTTGATGCGGATGTCGTCCTTGCCGTCCAGGTTCCAGGCCGAGGCATGACAGACCACTTCACGGTCGGCCGGCTTGGTGATCTGCGAACGCTCCCAGAAGGTCTGCGGCAGCGGCTCGAAGCCCAGCGAGCTGAAAAACGCCTCGCCGGTCTCGACGATCTGCAGCGGCGTGTAGTCGTTCTCAACCAGCAGTTCGGTCAGGTCGTAGCCGGGGTCGGCGGATTCAGGGCCCACCAGGTCGTAGATGTTGCCCCAGCTCTGGGCCCACATGTTGCCCAGAAGGTCGGCGCGGATCGGTTGGTCCAGTGGCACGACCTCGTCGCCGTATTCCTGGTTCAGCTCGGCGCGCACGTGGCACTGCAGTTCCTTGTAAAGCGGCTCGATCTGGCCCCAAAGGCGATCGGTCTCGGCGGCAAACTCGGCTGGCGGCAGGTCGTAACGCGAGCGCCACATTGAACCAACATCGTCAAAGCCCAGCTCACGCGCGCCCTCGTTGGACAGCGCCACCATGGCGGCGTAGTCGCTCTTCATGTTGCCGCCGTCCTCGCGCAGGGCGACCGGTACTTCGCGCCACTTGGTCCAGATTTCAGCCAGTTTTTCGGGGTCGCGCACGGTGCCCATCATGGCTTCGAGGTCGTTGCGCGGCACCATCTCGCCGTCCAGCTCGATCTTGCCTGTGGCGTAGGTGGAGCCCATGCGGGTGTTGATCTCGGCGAGTTCACCGGCGGCGCCGGCGCGGGTGGGTGCCGGCAAGTTCAGCCCCAGCTTGATGGCCTCCATCTTGCGACGCATCTCGGCCGGCAGTTCAACATCATTGAAGTCCTTGGCGCGGTTGGCAAAGGCCACGCCCTTCTCGGTGCCCTCGGCGCTCACCTTCGTCGACAGCCAGTTGGTGTCGAAGGTGATGTTGGTGGCCTGGGTCCAGGCGATACGAGCGGAGTACTCGCCGAACTCGCGCTGGAACTGCTCGACCTCGGTGATGAAGGCGGCGGCGTCATCCACTGTCGGCGTGGCATCACTGTTGTCCTGGGCCAGCGTGGAAACGGGCAGCGCCGCGGCGATGGCCGTGGCGAGGCAAATCCTGATCAGTGTTTTGTTCATGATATGTCCGGTGAAGCTTCGAATTCGAAAATGGCGTGTACGATAGCGTGAAACACCCACGGTTTCACGGGCAGCTGGTCATGGTCGGTCGCAGCAGCGGCTCGATTGATCGATTCAGGGTACCGGTCGGGGAAAAGACGCGGCGCATTCGAGCACATCGACAGGGCGGCCATCGGCGTCCCCCGTTCCCGGTGTCGGCTCGACCGATACCCGTGACTGTGCGTCCGGAAGCCCGGACAATGCCAGCGCCACGACCCGGGCGACACCGCAGGCGCCCAGTTCCGTGAAGTGGGTGTTGTCCTCGACGCCATCGGGAAAGCGTGCGTTGGCGTTTTCCGGCGACAGCCACAGGAAGTCCTGCTTGGTGGGCTCCCTGCCAAGGGACTCGAAATACGCCAGCGAGGCATTGGACAGGTCGATAAACGCCGCCCCTGCCTCATCGGCAGCCAGGCCGGCGTTGAGCGCGTAGAGCCCATGGGTTTCCACCATCGCCGGGCCTTCCCACAGGCGATGCGCGGCGGGTGACAGGATCACCGGGGTCGCGCCAAGTGCTTCGATGTCACGGGCGAAGCGGACCATGTTGTCACGATAGTTACCATCCGCGGGCGCGTAGCGCTCCGGCGCGTCGTCGCGTGAATCGTTATGGCCAAAGCTGATCAGCACCAGGTCCCCGGCCTGCACCATCTCCAGCAGCGCGTCCCACTTGCCTTCGTCGATGTAGCTCTTGGTGCTGCGGCCACTGACGGCGCGGTTGATCACGGTGACGCCGTCCGCGGTGAAATAGGGCAGCGCCTGCCCCCAGCCCGCCTGCGGCGCGCGTTCGACCGGATAATCGGAGGCCGTGGAGTCGCCGGCGATGAGGATGCGTGAGGGGGGTGAACCCATTGCCGTCATGGCCATAAAGAGGGCAGTGACGGTGACTGCGGCCAGCAGCATGGCTCGAGCGAGGGACATTTCGATGAGGATTCTCGGCATGGTGGTCAACGTGTTCATTGGGGGCGGTCGGACATTGTAAACAGCAATAACCACCGGTATAGAATGACCGCACAACAAAAGGGGAATACGGTCATGACCCAACCGCACACCAGTCGGCGCCTGGCGCACACGCTGCTGTCGGCCTTCCTGCTGTTCTACCTTTGCGCCTGTTCATCCATGCGCACGGTGAATGTTGAAAACGCCATGCTGTACGCGCCGCCTCCGGGCATCCACGCGGGTACGCTGGTTGAGGTCAAGACCATCGGCGGCGAAACACTGGATTTTCGCGTCACCGAGGTCACCGAGGAAGGCCTGCACGGCGAGCCGGGCTTCATCCGTTACGCGGACATGCGCAGCCTGAAGGCGGAAAAGCCACCCGAATCGAAGACCGAATTCTGGCCCATCGTGCTGGGCATCCTGGGTATCGTCGCGGTGGTGGCACTGGTGTCCAATGCGGACAGTGTCAGGGTGTGTAGCGGTACGCCGTGTTCAGGCCCGGAGCCGGAACCCCACTGATCGCGCAGATATCCTACGCACGATTTCGTCGCCAGGCGCTAGAATGGGGGAAATCCAGAGTCATTTCGGGGGTTGTTGTGATCAATACGCCAGTCCGCTTACTTGTCCTGTCTTCACTGCTGGCATCCGGTGCGGCACTTGCCGCGCAGTCCACGCCCGTGCCGGAAATTTTCCAGCGCGAGGACCCAACGTCCAACTTCACCATCCATTACCAGGATGTCGATGTCGTGCTGAAGACAATGGTGGTCGATGTGGGCCGCTCCACGCGCGAGAAGGCGCAGGAGCAGCGCGCGCAGACCGGCACTCGCATGACGACCAAGGTCAAGGTCGATACCGCGAACGAGGGCAACCGGTTTTTCTTCGAAGAGTTCGAGGACAACGATCGCTACAAGGCCATTCTGACGAATGTTCGTGAGAGCCTGGAAGCCGTCCCCGAGCAGGTGCCGCTGGGCGCATTCAACCGCAACGAACAACTGGCGTACTGGCTGAATCTCTACAACATCACGGTCATCGAGCAGCTGGTGGGCATGTACCCTGAGCGCAACCTGAAGAAGGAGCTGACTGGCCGCAAGTCTTTCCTGGACCAGAAGGTCATCACCGTTGCCGGGCACGAGCTCAGCCTGAACGACATCCAGCACGGCATCCTGGCGACCAACTACCCGGATGACCCGATGGTGATGTACGGCCTTTACCAGGGCATCATCGGCGGCCCGAATATCCGCAAGGGGGCCTATTATGGCGCCACGGTACGCCGCCAGTTGCAGGACAACGCCGAGGAATTCATCAACTCCAATCGCGGCACGCAGGCCAGCGACCGTGAGTTCGAAGTGTCCAGCTACTACGGGCGTAACCAGCAATACTTTCCCGACTTCGATGCCGACCTGAAGCAGCACCTGCTGCGGTTTATCGAGGGGCCGGAGCGTACCGCGCTGCAGTCAGCGACGCGCCTGGACCCGGACATCGACGACTGGACCATCACCGACCTCTACGGGACGATGAAGTCCAAGGGTGGCAGCTTTGCCACCAGCAAGGCGGCCATGCTGGATTCAGTGACGACGCAACAGCCCGGCAACGAGGGCGGCGGTGGCGGCCCGGCATTCGCCCAGAACGAGGGCAACATGATGTCGGCGTCCTACTCGATGGCCACGGCCTCGGTGCTGGAGAAGACCCCGCCGGGCATGCGTTTCAGCCCGGATGTCATGGCGCACCTGCAGGACATCAAGACCAAGGAAGAGGCGACTTTCCTGGACAAGGAAGGCACGGTCACCGTCGAGGAACTGGGAGAGAAGGGCCAGCAAGGCCAGTCTGACCAGTAAGCCATTGTGCTGAACCCGCGCCGGTCCGTTCGGGCCGGCGCGCCACCACCAACCCAAATCGAGGTCAGTCATGGATCGTCTGCCACGAAGCTTTTGTGTGCTTTTCGCCAGCCTGGTGTCAATCACTGCCGTCGCCGATGCACCGCGCCCGGTTGCGGACATGTTCAAGCATGCCGATGACAGCTCGACGTTCGTCATCGATTACGGTGACGTCGACGTCATCCTGGGCACGATGGTGATCGATATCGGCCGTTCGACCCGGGAAAAGGCGCCAGAGCAACGCGCCGAAACCGGTACCCGCATGAAGGCCAAGGTGAAGGTCGATACCGCCAGCGAAGGCAACCGGTTCCAGTTCGAGGAGTTCGAGGACAACGAGCGCTACCAAACGGTGCTCAGCAATGTGCGTTACGCGCTGGCCGCGATGCCTGACCAGGTGCCTTTGGGGGCGTTCAACCGCAATGAGCAGCTGGCCTACTGGCTGAACCTCTACAACATCACCATGCTGGACGAACTGGTGAAGATGTACCCGGAACGGAACCTGAAGAAAGAACTCACGGGCCGCAAGTCATTCCTGGACGACAAGCTGCTGACCGTGGCCGGCCAGCCGCTGAGCCTGAATGACATCCAGTACGGCATCCTGCCCACCAACTACCCGGCCGACCCGCTGGTCATCTACGGGCTTTACCAGGGCATCATCGGCGCGCCGAACATTCGCAAGTCCGCGTACCGGGGCGCCACGGTCCGCAAGCAGCTGGCTGACAACGCGGAAACGTTCGTCAACGCCAACCGCGGCACCCAGGCGCGCGATGACGATTTCGAGGTGTCCAGTTTCTATGAGCGCAACAGCCACTACTTCGCGGATTTCGACGCCGACCTGAAGGCCCACCTGATGAACTTCATCGATGGGGAAGAGCGTGTCGCATTGCAGTCGGCCCGGCGGCTGGACCCGGACATCGATGACTGGACCATCACCGACCTGTACGGGTCGGTGGCCAACATTGGCGGCAGCTTCGCCAACAGCAAGGCGGCGATGCTGGACTCGGTGAGCACCCAGCAGCCCGGCAACCCGATTGAGCCGGGGAGTCCGGCCGGGCCGGCCTTCGCACAGACGCTGGGCAATACCATGTCGGCCTCGTTCTCCATGCCCACGGCCTCGGTCATGGCCAAGACGCTGAACGCCATGCGCTTCAGCCCGGATGTGCTGGCGCAGTTGCAGGACCTCAAGGCCCGCGAGGAAGCGGCCTACCTCGACAAGGAAGGCACGGTCACCGTCGAGGAACTGGGTGAAGTGGGTAACCGGGACACAGACTAGATCGCGCCTTCCAGTTCCAGTAGCTGACGCTTGGTCTCCAGCCCGCCGGCGAAGCCGGTGAGGCTGCCGTCGGCGCCGACGACGCGATGACAGGGCACCACGATGGGCAGCGGGTTGCGGCCGTTGGCGGCGCCCACGGCACGCACCGCGCGCGCCCGTCCGATACTCAGGGCGATATCCCGGTAGCTCCGTAGCTGTCCGTACGGGATCGCGGCCAGCGCCCGCCAGACCTGCTGCTGGAATGCCGTGCCCGATGCCGCCAGCGGCAGGTCGAACTGGCGCCGCTGGCCGGCGAAGTATTCTTCCAGCTGGCTTCTCGCGGCGGCGAGCGCCGGGTCGCCTGGCTGTCCTGGGGCGGCCTCAAGGTGTTGCCCCGGGAAGCGGATTTCCACCAGGTGGCCATTGTCGGCCACCAGTTGCAATGGGCCGATCGGGGAGTTCATGGTCAGTGTGTTCACAGGCTTCTCCAGAGCAGGTTTGCGGCATAGGTCCTGAACGGTCGCCATTCCGATGCCGCGGTTTCAAGTGATGTCTCGCCGCCAAGCGCATCCCAGGCGCGCAGCAGGCCAAGGTCTTTCGCCGGCCAGGCGTCCGGGTCGCCCAGCCCGCGCATGGCGACCATCGAGGTCGTCCACGGGCCGATGCCCCGGATGCCGGCCAGCGCTTCCAACCGCTGTCCGTCCGGGGTGGAGCCCAGCATTTCACAGGCCGCCTTCAGCGCCAATCGCCGGCTGTTGGGCATGGGCAGGTGGCCCTCCGCCAGGCGCGCGATGGCGGCAGGGTCGGGGAAGGCGTTGTCCGGCAGCGCCCCGGCGATCCCCGCACAAACGGTGCGCGCCGCATCGACGCTGACCTGCTGGCCAACGATCGCCCGCACACAGGCTTCCTCGACCGACCAGTGCACCGGCGCGCGAATGCCGGGAAACCGCTGCAGCAGCGCCGCGAGTGCGGGCCAAGCACCCAGCACCTGGGCGATTACGTCGGGGTTCGCGTCCAGGTCGAACATGCGGCGCACGCGCGACACCATCGTCAACAGGTCGGCGGTGACCTCGGTTTCGATATCGAGCGCGAGCGCGTGCCGACCCTTAACCGGGGAAACGGTCAGCGTGGCCGGCTTGCCACCCCATTCGACACGCCGCTGGTAGCGGTTCGCAGTCACTGACTCCACGCCCTCGATGGCGTGGCGGCCAAAGAAGTTGATGACGCCTTCCCAGTCATACGGCGGCCGGTACTGCAGTTGCAGCCGAATGGGGCCGGGGTGGGTCACGGCCTTGCGCCGCCGCAGGCGCGATGGCGGCATGCCAAAACTGTCGAGGACGGCGCTGTTGAAGCGCCGCAGGCTGCCAAACCCGGCGGCGAAGGCCACCTCGGTCATCGGCAGGTCGGACTCGGCCAGCAACTGCTTGGCAAAAAGCAGGCGCCGGTTCAGGGCCACGTCCAGCGGTGACACGCCCAGGTCTCGCTCAAACAGCTTGCGCAGGTAGCGCTCACCCACGCCCAGCCGGTCGGCCAGTTCACCCACGCTGCCGTCGTTCAGGGCGCCGGCGTGGATCAGGGACAACGCGCGCCGCACGGTATTGCCGGTCCCGGCCCAGGCGGCACTGCCGGGCGCCGCCTCCGGTCGACAGCGCAGGCAGGGGCGAAAGCCGGCCTGTGCGGCCTGAGCGGCCTCGCGGAAGTAGCTGACATTCTTTTCCGCGGGCGGCCGGGCAGGGCAGACCGGGCGGCAGTAGATGCCGGTGGTGCTGACGGCCAGGAAAAACTCGCCATCGAACCTGGGGTCGCGCGACAGCCGCGCGCGCCGGCAGGTTTCCGGGTCGGGCAGTTCACCGGCAACGGGGGCCGGCGTCGCATTGAATTCGTGGTTGTCTGGCGCGGTGTTCATGGGACTACTATAGCCCCGGGAGCGGTCCTTAACTCGCCAGATTCGGCCCTGTATGCCCTAGGCGGGCAGGTCGGCGTCGACGATCTCGTAGCTGGTGGTGAACGTGGCCAGCGCCTTCAGCTGTGCCGAGGCCGAGCAGTACTTCTCCATGGCCAGGTCGATCGCGCGTTCGACCTTCTTCGGGTCGATGTCGATGCCCTTGACCACGAAGTGCATGTCCACGGCCGTGTAGACCTTCGGCATTTCCTCACGGCGGGTGCCGCCGATTTCGACATGCGCGTCCATGACCTTCTGGCGACCCTTCTTCAGGATCATGACCAGGTCGATGGCGGCGCAGCCAGCGGTGCCCAGCAACAGCATTTCCATCGGCGACATACCGACCTGCTTGTCGCTGTCCATGACAATGGAATGACCGCTGCCGGCGGTCCCCATGAAGCCGAGGTCTCCGACCCACTTGACGGTGTGATCACGTTTCATGGGCGCAATGTAGTGCATCGCGGGCCCGGGTTAAAGGCCCGCGATGCACGTGGGAGTGCTTCTCAGTGAGCGTCAGACGCCCGCGGCGATGTCGTATTCGATCTCGTGCTCGTCGCCCGCGCTGTGGTCATCATCGAGTTCGATGTACAGCACCCGGAGTTCCTCGAACGTCATGCCGAAGGTTTCATGAACACGTTCACCGCCCGTGGCCATTTCCGAGGTGTAGCTGGTGAACGTGACATTCCGGAAGGTGTAGCGGAACTGCAGGTGCCGGGTTTCGCCGCTGTCCTGGTAGATTTCCACGATCACTTCGTCGAAGACCTTGCCCTGCAGCGTGGCCAGGTTGATGTAGACCGAGGCCGAGTCGGCCCATTTGCCCATCATCACCGGCCCGACCTCGGCCCTGCCGCGTGCGCGGCCGCGGCCCACCTGCGCCGATTCCTCGCGAATGACGGGGTAATGGAAGCTGGCCAGGTCGATCCAGCCCTCCTTCTGGCTCACATTTGATTCGCCTGGAATGTCAGGAATGTAAATGTACGCGGACACATCAGCGAAGGCGCCGGGCGCCAACGCCAGGCCCGTAAACAGCGTGAACGAGAATAACAGTGGTTGTAGTTTGACCATGATGCCCCCCGGGTGATATGGATTGGACTCAGTTAAAACATAGCAA
This sequence is a window from Marinihelvus fidelis. Protein-coding genes within it:
- a CDS encoding DUF547 domain-containing protein translates to MDRLPRSFCVLFASLVSITAVADAPRPVADMFKHADDSSTFVIDYGDVDVILGTMVIDIGRSTREKAPEQRAETGTRMKAKVKVDTASEGNRFQFEEFEDNERYQTVLSNVRYALAAMPDQVPLGAFNRNEQLAYWLNLYNITMLDELVKMYPERNLKKELTGRKSFLDDKLLTVAGQPLSLNDIQYGILPTNYPADPLVIYGLYQGIIGAPNIRKSAYRGATVRKQLADNAETFVNANRGTQARDDDFEVSSFYERNSHYFADFDADLKAHLMNFIDGEERVALQSARRLDPDIDDWTITDLYGSVANIGGSFANSKAAMLDSVSTQQPGNPIEPGSPAGPAFAQTLGNTMSASFSMPTASVMAKTLNAMRFSPDVLAQLQDLKAREEAAYLDKEGTVTVEELGEVGNRDTD
- a CDS encoding DUF547 domain-containing protein, with the translated sequence MINTPVRLLVLSSLLASGAALAAQSTPVPEIFQREDPTSNFTIHYQDVDVVLKTMVVDVGRSTREKAQEQRAQTGTRMTTKVKVDTANEGNRFFFEEFEDNDRYKAILTNVRESLEAVPEQVPLGAFNRNEQLAYWLNLYNITVIEQLVGMYPERNLKKELTGRKSFLDQKVITVAGHELSLNDIQHGILATNYPDDPMVMYGLYQGIIGGPNIRKGAYYGATVRRQLQDNAEEFINSNRGTQASDREFEVSSYYGRNQQYFPDFDADLKQHLLRFIEGPERTALQSATRLDPDIDDWTITDLYGTMKSKGGSFATSKAAMLDSVTTQQPGNEGGGGGPAFAQNEGNMMSASYSMATASVLEKTPPGMRFSPDVMAHLQDIKTKEEATFLDKEGTVTVEELGEKGQQGQSDQ
- a CDS encoding OsmC family protein, whose product is MKRDHTVKWVGDLGFMGTAGSGHSIVMDSDKQVGMSPMEMLLLGTAGCAAIDLVMILKKGRQKVMDAHVEIGGTRREEMPKVYTAVDMHFVVKGIDIDPKKVERAIDLAMEKYCSASAQLKALATFTTSYEIVDADLPA
- a CDS encoding M2 family metallopeptidase is translated as MNKTLIRICLATAIAAALPVSTLAQDNSDATPTVDDAAAFITEVEQFQREFGEYSARIAWTQATNITFDTNWLSTKVSAEGTEKGVAFANRAKDFNDVELPAEMRRKMEAIKLGLNLPAPTRAGAAGELAEINTRMGSTYATGKIELDGEMVPRNDLEAMMGTVRDPEKLAEIWTKWREVPVALREDGGNMKSDYAAMVALSNEGARELGFDDVGSMWRSRYDLPPAEFAAETDRLWGQIEPLYKELQCHVRAELNQEYGDEVVPLDQPIRADLLGNMWAQSWGNIYDLVGPESADPGYDLTELLVENDYTPLQIVETGEAFFSSLGFEPLPQTFWERSQITKPADREVVCHASAWNLDGKDDIRIKMCTKVNADDFNTVHHELGHNYYQRAYQDQSPIFQGGANGGFHEAIGDMVALSITPEYLQTIGLLDEVPDASSDLGLLMDRALDKVAFQPFGLLMDKWRWQVFSGELSPEEYNDGWWALRTQYQGIRPPVERNDSDFDPGSKYHIPGNVSYTRYFIAHVLQFQFHQAACEAAGWEGPLHRCSVYGSKEVGERFNAMLEMGASKPWPEALEAFTGSRQMDGTAMVEYFAPLMDWLQEQNEDRACGW
- a CDS encoding methylated-DNA--[protein]-cysteine S-methyltransferase; the protein is MNTLTMNSPIGPLQLVADNGHLVEIRFPGQHLEAAPGQPGDPALAAARSQLEEYFAGQRRQFDLPLAASGTAFQQQVWRALAAIPYGQLRSYRDIALSIGRARAVRAVGAANGRNPLPIVVPCHRVVGADGSLTGFAGGLETKRQLLELEGAI
- a CDS encoding AlkA N-terminal domain-containing protein, yielding MNTAPDNHEFNATPAPVAGELPDPETCRRARLSRDPRFDGEFFLAVSTTGIYCRPVCPARPPAEKNVSYFREAAQAAQAGFRPCLRCRPEAAPGSAAWAGTGNTVRRALSLIHAGALNDGSVGELADRLGVGERYLRKLFERDLGVSPLDVALNRRLLFAKQLLAESDLPMTEVAFAAGFGSLRRFNSAVLDSFGMPPSRLRRRKAVTHPGPIRLQLQYRPPYDWEGVINFFGRHAIEGVESVTANRYQRRVEWGGKPATLTVSPVKGRHALALDIETEVTADLLTMVSRVRRMFDLDANPDVIAQVLGAWPALAALLQRFPGIRAPVHWSVEEACVRAIVGQQVSVDAARTVCAGIAGALPDNAFPDPAAIARLAEGHLPMPNSRRLALKAACEMLGSTPDGQRLEALAGIRGIGPWTTSMVAMRGLGDPDAWPAKDLGLLRAWDALGGETSLETAASEWRPFRTYAANLLWRSL
- a CDS encoding rhamnogalacturonan acetylesterase, which produces MSLARAMLLAAVTVTALFMAMTAMGSPPSRILIAGDSTASDYPVERAPQAGWGQALPYFTADGVTVINRAVSGRSTKSYIDEGKWDALLEMVQAGDLVLISFGHNDSRDDAPERYAPADGNYRDNMVRFARDIEALGATPVILSPAAHRLWEGPAMVETHGLYALNAGLAADEAGAAFIDLSNASLAYFESLGREPTKQDFLWLSPENANARFPDGVEDNTHFTELGACGVARVVALALSGLPDAQSRVSVEPTPGTGDADGRPVDVLECAASFPRPVP
- a CDS encoding Hcp family type VI secretion system effector; the encoded protein is MVKLQPLLFSFTLFTGLALAPGAFADVSAYIYIPDIPGESNVSQKEGWIDLASFHYPVIREESAQVGRGRARGRAEVGPVMMGKWADSASVYINLATLQGKVFDEVIVEIYQDSGETRHLQFRYTFRNVTFTSYTSEMATGGERVHETFGMTFEELRVLYIELDDDHSAGDEHEIEYDIAAGV